GATCACACTTAACCAAATGTCTTGGCCTGAACTAGTCGTGCAAACTCCTGCAAATGATAGAaacttttctctctctcattttagattaaaataattaatctaaattaatcagattaaaaagaaaaacattactCGACTAATCACCATTTCACGCCTTCCTCCAGAGACCAGCGTGCTGCAATTCTTCGGCGACGATTTCCTACGGCTGTTGCTGGTTCGCTACGTGTTCTGCGACGTGGTGTTGAATCTTCATCGGTCGTTCAGGGGTCGACAGCAAAGGCCCCGATGCCATCCGCCGTTACCGGACGCCGAGGTCCTCGAACATCCGACTCTTCATCATCTGGTGCTCGACCTGGCCGCCTGTCTCGACTGTCGTGACCATTTTCCGGACAGCAACGAGCTCGCCTGACCCAGGCATCTTCCCTGCCCGGCCCCGGAGTCCGCGTCCCTGTTGCCACCTTATACCCACGACTACGATTACGATTACTGTAACTACAATTGCAACAATAAAATCGTTACACTGAGACCTCATTAAGAGCCGCGTCCAGATCGCCGCGAGTGTTATATACGAAGCCGCGTGTAACAGCTCGATTAATCGTCGAGCAGTCTCAGGGTAACCGGGCGTCTCGCTGCGTCCACGATGGACAACCGGGAACGATGTCATCGAGGATgataaagagaagagaaaaaaatatgcaGGAAGAATTTTCTCTCTAACGTTCTATGTTAATCGCGACACACCGCTGCCAGTTTTTTGCTACGGACTAGTAAcgaaacacaaaaaaaaaaaaaaaaaaaagagaaaaaagtctatatatatatatacatatatatatatatatacaaaatatatgatATATTCTGTCACCGCGTCGATGGGTaaatatacgtatgaaagaaAGATATTGTGATTCTGCATGTATAGACGAAGAGTGAATTTGTACGCACTGGTGCTTTGTACGATTTAAGAAGCTTTAGCGTGTCGTCGAACTTGGATGAAATACGATTCTGTTTGCCGCGAATTCCTTTCCGGTTCGGTTCGGATCCAGGCTACACATGCACGCTCCAACACCCCTCTCTCTAATCGCTATACTCTTTCTCAACGAAATTTAACGCGAATCATCCGATACTGATACTTTGTGCTTTATGTTATACTTTGTTCTATGTATTCATATCAGACGATGGATTTCAGTCTAACGCGATTTCACGATAGAATAAAAATCGCGATCGTGAAATTGCTTCAGACTTTCTACGTCGATAAATTAATCTGACCCACGAATTTTTTACATCTTCTATTTCTTCGGTAATTAAACTTCGTCTTCCTTCTCTGTTACTCTTCACGCTCTCACGTTTCCTGTTCATCTTCCTGCCACCCACGTTCACGCACCTTCAGCGGTTCGCCAACGTTACAGACATCCGACTATGTGGCTCTCgtttatttataaacaaaaagTGGAACACTCACCGGCCGCTGAGTAACAGTGTCGTCATCTCATTGAACCTTCATCGACGACTTCGCCGAATTGAACGAGAACCGCTCTGTTCGGAGAACTCTGATTTCTCTCGGTGAAAGAAATCAGTCGTGACAAAGAGGGGAGAAATTCAACTGTGTTCacttgtacatataatatttattgtaaattcTAGTCTTTTTAACGTCGAACTAAATTAAGAATTGTATCTCGTATCGTATTACAAAAAAGTGATATTTATGGTTTGTGTGATATTTTAGTTGAACGTATACCGATAGAGTGCACAAAGTATCAGAAcagaagaaattattaaaaatcagacaaaaattattctaaaaatctctaaatatgtatattgtaaTTGATCGTAACGTTAAAgaattaaatgataaataaataaatgaatagggCGAGCGAATAGGGAGAGGATATAAAAGAGGATGAAGTAACAAGTCTTATATGTTTTATAAGAGTCGAAGAACACGTACAATACGCTGTACGTGTCCTAACATCGCGACGATTTAACAGAGAAGATTCTATATTTACCGTTTCTAATGTTCACCGTGATTAACCCGTTAATTAGAAATGACTAATTAACCCTGCTGTTCTTCTCATTTACACTTTCACTTTGTGGCATTTGAAACAAATTACATacactttttcatattttcaaacgATTTATTCTCGAGCGAACGCGTATCCTAAAGAAGTAAAtccaaaattatatatattcttCGTTTAGGGTCGTATGGACCCAAGGAGAAGAGCAGAGTTAACTCCGTCGTTCAACTTCTTAGAACATAATAGTAACGTtcatttatatgaaaatttctgatttcaattttatcattGTACCTGTATTAAAAAGAAGATCGTACTTGTATTTGGCACGATGGAAGATGATAAATTTATTCGTGTTTGTACGCTTTTTATTACAGGTACAGAGAAGTAATTCTTCGCTGATCGAAACGTTACCCagttaattatttaacatattCCATGCCACGTAGGAGATCGTTGACTTGCTCTTAATTTTCCATTGGCTCTTTGTTTCAGAAATTTcttatgaatattaaaattcacgtGACAGGGGGTATGTTAAACAAACAATCGCCGATACTGTCTGATATCAGAGATCATTGCACGACGATCATTGTTCTCCGGCTATAGTTTTCTGCGATTCCCAGCTgatgaaaattcttctttatgaaaaaaaaaaaaaaaaaaagaaaagaaaagaaacacttGTTCCCAACACGTTTTGATCCGCGTTGCAAGTTAACTTTACCAGGTTTATCGTCCCTTTACTATCTTACCGCTACCTCGTTACTGTATTAACCCTTGGACCAAGAGCCGACTTAATCgatctaatttaattaattatcgaaaATACTATCATTTCCACCTAGTACTTACTTTACTGTAATAATAAATCtgtgaatattatttttcaatctcTAAGGAATCTGTAAAAAAAACTTGAGAGCTTAATTTCAATCGATGCCTCATAGGTATGTGTGTTTTGTAGGTCTGGGTCACTGTTCACCCGGCTCAGACGTTCCAGGGTTAACGTACTAATACTATTATTGTACTAGTATGATTACAGTATCGCTGAAGTGTAGAACAGAAGCTGTTACGTGAACGACAGCTCTGAATCTTCGATAAGGACACtagaaaatgttaattaaaagaagaaaaaaaaaaagaagaaaaaaagaaaagcaatttAGCGGTGTAGATCTCGATTTCGATGAGGTGTAACGATGAACAATgattcgatcgaacgtttcTACGTATATTTTTGGATACAAACACATTTTTAGTGTCCTGTGATGTGAgcgacataaaaaaaaaaaagaaagaaaataaggagTCGAGTTTGTCTGAAACACCTCGTCATGTTCCTTTCAGCAAAAGGATATTATCAAGTATAGCCTCCGAAATTGAATAAAACCGGCTGCAACCATTGATTCGATTACAACTGTTCAAATTCGACcccaacaagaaaaaaaaaaatgtttattccTAACGATGACACGATAGTGTATATtcttcaacaaaaaaaaaaaaaaaaacgattagGAAAATTTTCAAGTACAAGGATGATCGTTTTTTTAAAGTACTTTTAGGACACCAGCACACAGTTTCAGTGTCCTGCTACATGTAGGACcgtataagaataaaaattaaaaaaaaaaagaatacatttATCAATTTGTATTTTGTGGAATAAATGCAGTGAAATACTTACGGCTCATTCGACTATCAAAAGCTTATATATGTCTTGTTAGTTAGAAAGTTGCAATTGAAatgttcattattattttttgattttCCAGGATTTTTTGTACGGAAAAaggaattgattttttttatttttgaaatatgattatacatatattggaAATCAGAATACGAACGCTGCGCTTTCGTGTATCGTAATAAAACATGACCCGCGTTTATCATCGGTGAAAATATCCTCTAAGTATCGGGTGCAACCGTGTTTGGAACCCATCCACAGTCTCGAATTCGAAGAATGTAACAAAAAGCAACGAACAGAATCATTCGACAAAGTCTCGGCactttgaaaagaagaaaaagatcaaCTAGatcgaaaagaaagggaaaaaaaaaaaatatgttttagtTTTCCATGATATCGAAATCCTGTCGGAAGAAAGATCTGATCCATAGAAACTAGAATCATAGAAGAATTTTTCTGACTCATCAGCAATGTAAGTAGTATAATACCTACCACTGTTACAAAATATTTAGTATACCAGCTAAACTAGATTGAAAAATTACAGAACGAAGTGGAAAATGAAAGCGAATCGATACTGTTTCCTGAACCGAGCATGTAGACGGGACGGAAAGCGACGACGCCGCGCGTCGCGGTGCAAGAAAATCGAATTCCCGCGTCTAGCGAGGCACATCCCTCCCCTTAGCAGTGGATTTCAACGAAGAGTCCGCCAGGTGGTACAGGTGAATTCTGGCCAGCACGAGAACTCGTGTCGCTGGCCGTGTCGAAACGAAAGGTTTCTATAAATAATCGGATGTCCGTGTCGGTGTTTCTCGGACGGTCAGAGGGTAGAGAGTCGCCTAGAAGAAGCCGGTGCAGCGGTCTGCTCTAGGAGCCATactctctccctctttcactGTGTTAATGGGGGTGTAACGAGCAGCCGAACGAGAAGGAGGATAAGGCGGGATCGTGAATAGCAGCCAGCGCGTGGCGGTCGGCCACGTCTACGTGGTGTCAGGTAGGAGACTGGAGGTGGACAAGTGGAATCGAAGGGGGTGGGGATGGACCGGGAGCAACGTGGACGCGGCTCGCGAGCGTCGTCGACGTCGAGCCTCGGACGCGAGGTCCGTTGTGGGTGTCAGTACTACCAGAGCGACTCGCTTCTGCCGGAACGACGTGCTCTCCTCGGTAGACCGCCGTCCAGGACGATGCAGCAGCCACCTGCGGTCCGCTGCAGGTCAGTAACTAAACAGAGAAATACCGCTCAACGTCGCGCCTCCAACATCTCCCTTTAACGCGTTCGATCCCGATCAGCTAGTATTACCTTGCGCCAACAACTTACGAGACATATGGAGGGATAAGGAATTTCAAAAgagtgtttttatttttttacaaagaaattttttcataagTGTCCATTCCATAAAGTGTCGATGAACCCTAAAGCAGAGTGCCATATACGCTCCTGACAGCGGTGACATCGATCAATGCCGTTCGTTAAGATCTTAATTTACAATTACGCCTTATCTCGACCAAACTTGAACTGTCCGTTCGGGGATCGAACGTGTTTAAACCTTCATCGGGTTTCGGGTAAACGACCAAGATACCAGCATGATCCCAGCCTTTTCCAGACGCGGCATGTACACGCACGATGATCATAGCCGGTGTGTTGGTTACGCGTTTCGACTATGCTCGCGAACCGTCGCAGCTATTTAAGGTTCGCCCGGCTGGCTATACATAGAATCCTCGATCAGCTCGCTCGGTTCCGCGTCCAAACGTTCGTGTGCATGCTGTATAGAGAAGAAGGAACGCGTGTGCGAATCGAGTGGACGAGGACGAGAGGAAGTTGATGGATGCGTTCTCGAGAAAGGGGATGATGAATAAACGCGACGCGTTTAACCGGCCGTCGAGTCATTGTATATCGCGGTAATCGGAGCACAGGTATCGATCATCTCCGTGGAAAATCATGATAACGCTTCACCTGAAGATCATCGGGGTAATACCTTAATTTAAACTAATCAATTTTTACCACTGTAACAGCACTCCCACGATCCTGGGATAAACACGTACCTGAATCTGATCTGAAAGGAGAGATCAGCTGAACGTTAGTCTTCCTTCGACACTGCCCTCATGCGCGATCAAAACGCTGATCTATATCACTGCTGGAGAACTGCGCCCGACCAATCTCTACTTATACTACTGAAACAGTCCCCTCCAGTGAAAGAGAGGAGGCGGCGGATATAAGCGTCCCGTTTGCTCAACTAACAAGACTGACTTCCGAACCAGTATTAACCGTCTCATTGTCagtaattttatattctaacgAATAAGAAGAAGcgcaattaatattaatcgttagttaattaagaaaagaCTAACAAGAAAAAATTAGCCGAAACGAAGTGAAAAATGCCGGTCAGAGccagaaggagaaaaagagtaACTTTTTATAATAGCGAGCACGAGTACGAACCGATCGCTGCACCGTCGCCGTCGCCCAAAGCAGCGTCGGCGCCGGTCGTGCGAATCACCGACACGGATGTGGTGCCCGTCGCTGACAGCGACGACAGCATCGACGACCGGGCACGACTGCCACCGGAATTGACGCGAGCCGGTGAACTGATCCTTCCTCTCGATGGCAAGATCGAGGACACCGCGATGGAGGCTCGCGAACTCGTCGAAACCGGCGACACATCGGAGGAACTGGAAACTCCGCAGCAACTTCAGGAACGATTGGAGGAACGATTCTTTAATGCTCCCACGCCTGGCGCCGAGTCTAGAACCGATGGCGAAGTTAACACTAGTCAGGtgggttaattaatttaattaatatgtaaTTTAACAGCACGATgtctaatttaaataaaagagaaaagaaaataaggagACTGGTTAAATTAGATACTTGACGACGCGTCGACAAGTATTTTctttgattctttttattttcaaggaAGTCCTCAGGTTCGAACAGGGCTACGATACTGTAAAACGAAGACAGCACGACGAATGTCGCGCGAGGCTTTCCCGTTTCTTACCCACCGGGACTATATTTAGCGAAACACGCGTATAAAAAGCATTGGAGCCAACGTGTCACTGTCCGAGGCATTGTGCAATCATCGTCGCAACGTTCCAGAAAATTCGGGCTTTTCCCATCGGTTGCACAATTCCCCTAAAAATACCAGATTCCCGTCGAAACGACGATCAACCGCTAAATCATCATCGACCAAACCGTCGTATCGTTACTGTCCGTCtttaactctctctctctctctctctctctctttcgttcgtcGCGTTACATAACGCATTAAAAGATCCCGTCTCTGGCCTCGTTTGTAACGAGGAGaaaaaataatcattatttCGAGACAAGATGATTTCTTTAAGTTCGAACGACGCGACGGAGGACTCGTTAATAGTTTTCTCACCCATTCAAACTATTTCCGTTCGTTATATCGTCGAAAAACTTTTCTACTATTCaaagtttctttaaaaaaattttattcgaaaaccTTTAATTATAAACATTCGAAAGGGAAATCGCTTTTTCTTCCGTCTTCTTCTACTCTTATTTCCATTCCTGACGATGCTATTTCTAAGTCCGCATACTTACCCCCCTCAGTGCCCTCCTCGTTTCTCTTGAAATGcctgtaccgatcgcgatgcaAAACAAAGATTGTATTGCGTCAAGGACCAGGTGAGGGGCATCGGTAGTCTAACTCGCAGTAGGTTCAAATATCTCTCGAACAACGCAACAGCGAAAGCCATTCTTAAACTGGTTACGTTATGCGATCACGTTTTTCCGCATATAATCGATCAGCCAATGAATCAATCAACGATTGCCAATCTTTTATTTCAGGTAGACTCGTTAGCATTGGAGGAGCTGCCCCTTCGTCGCGGTGCCCGCGGTTTGCCCCACAGGCTGAAGACACAGGCTGGTAAGCTGCGCACACGATTGAAGAACATTAAACGACCGACGTTCGCGTTGCCGGAACGTCAAAGAGCCGAGAGGACCAGGTCGGATAAGTCGCGGACCGAGAAGAGACCCAGCCGAATGGACAGAATCAGATCATCCTTCTCCGAACGACCGAGGTTCAATCTACCCAATCGTCCGAGATTCTCTCTACCGGATCGACCGAAGTTTCATTTGCCCGAGAGGCCCAAGTTCAACCTGAAGAACGCCTTAGCTCGTACGAGAAGATCGTCTCCCCCTAACGAACGCTCCACCGACTCGACGGTGGGTTCTCGTGGTAAAAACATCTTCGACTTCTCCACGTATCCACGGATATTCGAGAGGAAATCGAAGAACAAGAGCGACTACTACGCGACCTCTACACCGAAGGATTCTCGAGCGCAGTCCGCTGAGAGCGCTACTTTTCCCCGACCGCGTAAAGGGATGGTCGTCAGCAAACGATGGACCAGGAGGTTCGAGACCACGACGGCGTACATCGACGAGGATCGTTCGGGCGCGGACACCGCGGCGGAGAGATCGCCACCATGGCGTCATCCCTCGAGAGAGGAGCCTAGATTGTCCCTCGGATTCGAAGGAGACACCAGGATACCTTGGGAGGAGAAAGAACGGCCGGAGGAGCTGCAATACATGGATTACGAACAGGAATCTCCTGAAATCTCCGAGCGTCATGCCCACCCGACATCAGAGGCTTCCAGAACCGAGGATGATTCTTATGATAGAGAACAAACGGAATCGAATCCCAGGTTGTATCAGGACCAAGACGCGGCGGAAGCATATTTGAAAGGGACTAAGAAAGAGGAGGTGGAAGAGGGTGAGGTTGATTGGAGAGCGGAGGAACGGATTGCCAGGGATGAATTCAGAGCAGTTCAACGATCGCGTTCCTTGGAAGCGGTTCTACGAGCGAGGGAAGaggaagggttcgtgatggtGGACCCCAGGAGATACGGAGTGCACAAGACACCGTCCGAGGAGGAGGAGTACGACGAAGagatggaggaggaggaggaggaggaggaggaggaggaagcggAACCTTCGTCCGCACAGTCGGACAGGGAGCAACAGCAATCGAGTGGCAGCTCGTGCGACCGACGACGTCGCGGGGTTATCGAGGAGATCGATTACGACGAGTTCTTCCTGAGAGAGGGTGGTCTCAGCCAGGACGACACGAATCTGGGCAAGTATCTGACCAGCGAGATCAGGGACGCCCTTCGAGCGGAACAGAGTCACATACTTGTGGGCGACGCATCGATGCCGGCTCCTCCGCAGCGTCCCACCAGGAGCAGATCCTTGGGAAAACAAAAAGAGGGTTCGATCGAGTCGTACGAAGCGATGCCGCCAGTCAGACCCAAAAGAGACCCAAACAGGTCTCGCCGCAGCGAGTCCATAGAGGAGCAGTTTCCTGAACGCACCAGAACCGATTCGAAACACCGGATAGTTTATCAGACCGAAGGCGAACCACCGGAATTACCGATCGAACCCTTGGACGATATTGTAGTAGTGAAACCCGTGCGTAGAAAGTCCAAATCCTCTCAGCGTAGTCGGTCCCAGATACGAACGGATACGCCTCGACCACCCTCGCCCGCCTCTGTTCCGCCCGTCGTTCCGACTCGTCGAAAACGTTTACGCAAAGAAACACCCACGGAGAGAAGGAACGGTGAGCTGGCGGCTATATGCAACGGACACACCGAGTGGGCTGCAACTGATTCAGCTCCCGAGAAACCTTTGCCATTACCACCCACCGATCAGTTGCCAGATGACCAGGAAGCGTACACCGCGGAGGAGATCATAGCGACCAGCGAGGAGAACATTCGGATGCTGGCCACGCGTCTGCGAGAAGAGGAGTATATGGAACCAGCGCCAGTTCCGCCGAAGAGGAGATCCAGGTCCAGAGGAACCTCGGTAGCCCAGGACGAGGACAGAACCTCCCACGGGGCTGAATCCCTACCAGAGATAGGGTACGTAGAGGAGGATATACCTAGAGACGATCTAGACTTTGGCAGAGATCTAT
This Osmia lignaria lignaria isolate PbOS001 chromosome 9, iyOsmLign1, whole genome shotgun sequence DNA region includes the following protein-coding sequences:
- the LOC117611649 gene encoding uncharacterized protein LOC117611649; amino-acid sequence: MDREQRGRGSRASSTSSLGREVRCGCQYYQSDSLLPERRALLGRPPSRTMQQPPAVRCSEHEYEPIAAPSPSPKAASAPVVRITDTDVVPVADSDDSIDDRARLPPELTRAGELILPLDGKIEDTAMEARELVETGDTSEELETPQQLQERLEERFFNAPTPGAESRTDGEVNTSQVDSLALEELPLRRGARGLPHRLKTQAGKLRTRLKNIKRPTFALPERQRAERTRSDKSRTEKRPSRMDRIRSSFSERPRFNLPNRPRFSLPDRPKFHLPERPKFNLKNALARTRRSSPPNERSTDSTVGSRGKNIFDFSTYPRIFERKSKNKSDYYATSTPKDSRAQSAESATFPRPRKGMVVSKRWTRRFETTTAYIDEDRSGADTAAERSPPWRHPSREEPRLSLGFEGDTRIPWEEKERPEELQYMDYEQESPEISERHAHPTSEASRTEDDSYDREQTESNPRLYQDQDAAEAYLKGTKKEEVEEGEVDWRAEERIARDEFRAVQRSRSLEAVLRAREEEGFVMVDPRRYGVHKTPSEEEEYDEEMEEEEEEEEEEEAEPSSAQSDREQQQSSGSSCDRRRRGVIEEIDYDEFFLREGGLSQDDTNLGKYLTSEIRDALRAEQSHILVGDASMPAPPQRPTRSRSLGKQKEGSIESYEAMPPVRPKRDPNRSRRSESIEEQFPERTRTDSKHRIVYQTEGEPPELPIEPLDDIVVVKPVRRKSKSSQRSRSQIRTDTPRPPSPASVPPVVPTRRKRLRKETPTERRNGELAAICNGHTEWAATDSAPEKPLPLPPTDQLPDDQEAYTAEEIIATSEENIRMLATRLREEEYMEPAPVPPKRRSRSRGTSVAQDEDRTSHGAESLPEIGYVEEDIPRDDLDFGRDLSGYAIIEKRDKPPRPPPPRRKKDKFATTPKPVAPKRPQRAYSTLGPSMSREMNILTDEFETTTLQPAESAPYIEIDSDDGEHKDLRSDEVLSKMQGRPLPAPPRPPRVRKDRSLERSAGAVNQESIMETTTATQTDPLPDDMVIEEEVTQAKLVVAPSVSGSQIMVSTERIPSPSNASTPPVVPPLPISQRMRREEETELPYDTVSLKSPSPAREMENLQDRHLSAPHLGERIREENPRVPSVHSALLSSNEPVRISNLEVGDLRVDRLNVSQIEAGKIVASEVDALVITASELKSMTGMLAEGLSPSIIKELIAIRSHLETVAASQAQQSQVREVRPIEEETERKPGAEQTVQEGPADEEKSRPTEEQKVVKREVVETKDKEMSGTRTQSIARANVEDNEIPVTHTLSVTQVLTTQSPSVVQPTEDKSLRIFDSESLLSLSTAKQANVEESRASLPPSSRTTKTDDDAMKSRFSSDRMSEPSDEQLESMVPAEFSTLMTEHRDEDKESSPERPERKSRKSRSRSPSPIRVSPARQTASPVRSLPPAISVTPDTPDNVALHGITSETQPQRAVISYTSYTEEVSERESQRESSQSPIVPSFPLGGTHLIAFPASQIPSQFYSLTSQPVDSEASVADSARQLIRVLRLACMKAMRHFVRYTASMVGEESREKIREVELTICAMLLLVTGLLIFLFSSTRTVTHHHHWDYFNPPK